A single window of Montipora capricornis isolate CH-2021 chromosome 14, ASM3666992v2, whole genome shotgun sequence DNA harbors:
- the LOC138031901 gene encoding uncharacterized protein: MVTAASHSAPTTAPQTPQLQPLFVPSTNSSSVEYPLPGVVPRPYDVEEFDVASPRSALPQAERLMDNHNVTGNDTVALGGYGNVRVARAKYNYAKAAHKPTAMTLRLVDSLFTKETLKYSTVHGTKEYAPLDQEVIAAIKAEVLTAFSYQCRSVEDRVKMWDQCKISIGKRCQNLRKENRQNRAD, from the exons ATGGTGACAGCTGCTTCACACAGTGCTCCTACAACTGCGCCACAGACTCCTCAATTGCAGCCTCTGTTCGTGCCGTCAACAAATTCATCATCAGTGGAATACCCGCTGCCCGGAGTCGTTCCCAGGCCATATGATGTGGAGGAATTCGATGTAGCGAGTCCACGAAGTGCTTTGCCGCAAGCTGAGAGACTTATGGACAACCATAACGTAACAG GGAATGATACCGTTGCCCTTGGAGGCTATGGAAATGTTCGGGTGGCCAGAGCTAAATATAATTATGCGAAGGCAGCCCACAAGCCAACAGCCATGACTCTTCGCCTTGTGGACTCCCTTTTCACCAAGGAAACCCTAAAGTATTCCACGGTCCATGGAACAAAGGAGTATGCTCCTCTGGACCAGGAAGTTATAGCTGCCATTAAAG CTGAAGTGCTAACAGCCTTCTCTTATCAATGCCGAAGCGTGGAAGACCGAGTCAAGATGTGGGATCAATGCAAGATAAGCATTGGGAAGAGGTgccaaaatttgagaaaagagAATAGGCAAAACCGGGCAGATTAA